CGAGACTTACAAAGAATGTTAGGTTTGCATGTGTGGTAGCTTTGTGGAAGGACTAGTCTATACACCTAAAAACACATCTGAGATTTTTTTTGCCTCCACGTTAACCCTTCACTACCCACATCTCTTATGAGATTTCAGGCTCCAAGCTGCTTGTCATTTTTAACATCAAAATCTTTTAGTTAATTTTCTTgtcaagtatatattttttccttctcagtgtgTATAtaaacaatagccaaaatatacaGCAGTCAGGAAAACATATGTGAAAACACATAATTATAAACACTTCTTCGGCCAGAGTTCAGGCCCTGAAATTCAATAACATGTCAGGAGGCGACTCCAGAGCTGTTGGTCACATGGCTTTGTAATATGTAAACTCTGCTGTCCCGTCCTAGGAGATTTCCAGATTCAAGCCAATCATCATGATGAACTGGGTCTCGTTTTAGAACTTCGAGATCATTATATTTACTGATTTCTGTGCCACATGCCCTAGAAATCACCCTAttctaaaactgaattttagCGTAGTTTGCTTCATCAACCAGAAGCATAAACCACGCTTAATATAATAACTCCTTTAATCTACTAGTACATTtgttccatgagggcaggaattcAGTGCCTGGCAACTGTGGGGTCTGTACTTAGCAGCTAATAAATGAGTATGTCATACTAACATGAGTCAGTTTTGAAAGTCAATTTCTTAGGCTTCTGATATTCTAAGAGTTTTTACATGAGAGGGCATAGGTATATCACAAGTTTTCAATGAATCTGGCAGTATCATTACATTATTAAGACCCTCATTAGATTTCTCTTCCTTCAAGGAAGGACCTAGGCCTTATGTGTCTTTTTAATGCCTCTTGGCATTAAACCAATTCTGGTGCTGACTAGAAGGACATAGTTCACCTCCAAAATGCTATGATCaatgaataaattatgaattttgttacatttatctTAGGTTGAGGTCTTTATCTCTGCACAAGAAAGTTGTGTAGAAAGGAATAAACTGATGAAAACAAGATCAATagatgtaaataaaaaatttagatgTTAATCTTTTTTCACTTGGCAAATGGGTTATGATTTCTCCATATTACCctaaagtaataaaatagcagTTCCCTAAAAATGTACAGtaaaattttttcagtaatttttattaatttttttctttactttcatcTCAACTCGTGAATTctttcatataagaaaaaaaagacttcgTCCTCTCGGGACTCAGACCTAGTTTGAGGCGACATGGCTAAACGCACCAAGAAGGTCAGAATCGTGGGCAAATACGGGACTCGTTATGGTGCCTCCCTCAGGAAGATGGTAAAGAAGATTGAGATAAGCCAGCATGCCAAGTGCACTTGCTCCTTCTGTGGCAAAACCAAGATGAAAAAACGAGCTGTGGGGATCTGGCATTGTGACTCCTGCATGAAAACCGTTGCTGGTGGCGCCTGGACCTACAACACCACTTCTGCGGTCACAGTAAAGTCTGCCATCAGAAGACTGAAGGAGTTGAAAGACCAGCAGAAGCGCCGCTGTTTGAAACATTGCTAGCCTATAATAAATGGGTTAAtttatgtaacacacacacacacacacacacacacacaaaaagacttCGAGGACTTCTGTTACTCATTTTGATAACTGTTTGATGGCTGATATAAAACACAAGTGGGCGCAggcagaaataataataacaactgcAACGCTTACTTGAACAATATGAAAAGGATTTTCACGTTTATTGTTGTCTTAGAGAAGTGACCAGAGTGTTTACTACTTctaaaagaaatggagcaaatgaCTTCCTTTTATAATCTGTTCAGAAACCTTTCCTTTCATAGGTATACCACTTGAAATTCAAAGATCCAGTACAAATACATcactataaatacatttataaagtaACGGtattgtcttttaaaagaaaggcaGAACTTAAATGTTCCCAACACAATCCTGTTCGTTGGGGAATTCAGCGTAGGAGGAGATCCTTATTTTCTCTATGCAGCCTTCTCTAACAACCTAGGAATTGGTTACTattgaataatatataatatatagaagaCATAAGAAAATATCAACACTATAGCATTTCTCATACTATGTTCCTTGTATTTCTTccatgcctcccccaccccaccacccaaaGAAGATGGGTCCTTCATCAAAGGACAGGTTATTTCACTCATCATTTTCATTCCCAGTACCTAGTAGGGTATTATAACAATAATAAGAGGCCTTGATAGAtgttagatgaataaatgaacaaggggataaactaaaaatatttcaattctgCTAAAAAGTTTtctgaagctctttttttttttttttttaagattttgagagagagacagtgagagagaacatgagtgaggagaaggtcagagagagaagcagactccccgtggagctgggagcccgatgcaggactcgatcctgggactccgggatcatgacctgagccgaaagcagtcatccaaccaactgagccacccaggcatccctctgaagctcttttttaaaaactaccttcAGAACTTTTTTTTGCAAATACCCAGTACAACTACATCActataaatacatttacaaagTAACAGtattgtcttttaaaagaaaggcaGAACTTAAATGTTCCCAAGCAAATGATTGTATCTAAGCAAACGATTCTCATTACTTCATAGTGACCCCACATgtgtaaattaaattatattccaCACTTTATTCATGAGACATGACTGTGATGTTTCCACAATGGAATTCATCCTTAAAAGGATGAAATTAATTGAGAATATCTAATAATCGTGCTTGAGGATCTGAAGGCAGCATTGACACCAGAATACACTTTCTCAAGAGGATAATCATGATGGAGGCCACATTTATCTCCATGACTTTTACCATCATTTTATAGATATGCTTAATGATAGAAAGTGTTTACCACTGTTCTGAAATAAATTAAGCCCAGCAATGATGAAGTCACACCATGCTCCCCATAGAAAATATAAGCAAagccataaaaacaaatagaGCAATTTATATGATGTCCATGTCAACTCATCTCTGACTCTAAGAGAGATGATAGAGACTTATAGGTGATGAATCCGTCCCCTTTTGTGAAGGATCTAATTAGAAAAATCCATTTAGCCTCAACAGCAGTTGTAATATTGAGCTGGAATTCCCCAAATGCCTCAAATGAGAAGGTTATATCTTAATTCCATTGCAGTCTTTGGCAGAAATACCTTTTTGGGGAATTCAGAAAGAGGCAAACTTGACTTAGTGCTGAGAAAAAGTCCTCTTTGTAGCACCAGTCTGAGCACAAGGACTTTCATAGAATATGACAGCTGTTTTCATACAGAATTCTACAGAGAGTTCACAGAGAAGTACAGCAGAGTGTAACCTAATAGACCACATTAgtgtatattttgtgtgtattatatatacatgcatattagATTATACTCTAATCTAATATACTAATGGCAGAGGTCAAACTGAACTGCTAAGAGGAAGAAACTGGCTCCCTAACGAAACCTATGTAAAACCAGCCTTGGACAACAAAGCGCAAGATcacctacacacacaccacacagcacaacacactcacacacacatcctgCAGGGGCTACACCTGACGTATAGGTCAGACATCTCTGTCTTGGCTCCAAGAATCGAGAATCCCTTGAATTTTTAGTAAGGCCACATtcaggggctgcagggagggaggTGACTAACATTTCTGCAGTGCTGGAATCTTTGTTAGGGGATTCATTGACACTAAATCATTTTCACTTTCCTGCACAAACAATGTCAATTCTCATTTCTGTAATCCTTATGTATGTTGTCTCCATAACATGGAATATTCTTATACTTCCTCTTCACCTGGGTAGCTCCTGCTTTTCTGTTAAGATCTGCCTGTTGATCTCAAGTATCACCTTATCAAGAAGGATCCCTGACAGGCTCCCTTGCCCCCAGGGGGGGGTTGCTTGCTCATATCTGTGCTTCCATAATGCGTCCCTCTGTCCCAGCTCTCACCACTTTATACTTTAATAACCACTCTTGGGCTTCCCTCCCCTACTCAACCGCCATCAAGGATTTTTGACTTACATCATGCCTCACACTTAAAAGAAGCCTAGGAAATGTTTGTTAAAGCAATAAATGCAATAACTTCTTCATTGATTTAATATTATCCATAGCTCTGGTATCAGTTTCCCCAGCTTATGAGAGAAGAGATTGAGCTTGCAAAATCATTTAGGTTGTCCCAGTTCACATAGCTTATAAGGAACAATCAGGATTCACACTCTGAAATAATTAGAGAGCAAATTATCTTCCCTTTGCACCAGATTAAGAGATGGGAATTAAAGATGAGGAGCATTAATTCTTTATATGGACATAAGTAGCACGCAGGTCTGGTCTTAAACAGAGAGACCCACACAGTGAAAAGCCCATTGACCAGGAGGCTCTGTTTATCTCATCACCAATTCTCCTCCTAGAAGTATTTGGGATACTTGGCTAACTTGATGTTGAAGATCTAAAGCAATTAAATAGAGGGTCAATAGTCAGAACAAGTTCAAAATTCCAAGACAAACAAATCCAATTATTatataaagaagaacaaagtttcGTAGAGTTTCTTTAGTGTCCAGATATTAATTTGTAGTCACAGAGAGCAATATTCCACTCCCAATATATTCTGATACAAAAGTTAACACCAGAATCTTTACATTTCAAGATGGTATAGCAGACATTTCTATCTCCTTAtcgtttaaaaaattatctccagACAGTAAgtagaataagaaagagaaacacaaactCTATGTTTAACCATATTAGGAGACACCTATAACCTTATTCTATAATGCATACAGAAAGAGGAATGGCCCCAAAGGAATGCAGGAGGGTTGGACTAAGTGCCTGTGGATGGCTCCATCGATGAGAAGCAAACTGAGTCATTCTGTGAAACTCGAGAAATGCTCAGGCATTGAAAACACCAAGAAGGCAGggacaaagaggagagaaagaacagggaggTTATCTGAAGTCTATTTCAGAGTCAGTTACAGCTCCAGGTCCTACCCTTATCAACTGAAATCCTCCCCAGACCAGAGATAAGCGGTACAGACTCTGGAGAAACTGAACTAGAAAAACTCCGGCAGGAGGGACCCAGACATTCAGGACAGCAGATTAAAAATATGGCAATTAAGTGAAAGCCTGAATACTGAATAGTGGTATCCCCTTGTTCCCTTTCGCACCCATCTCTGCACACCAGCAGCCAAGTTTAAAACTCTTAAGCAGGAAATAGAGGATTTTTCTCAGAGGTATCATCCCCTCAGAAAGACTGGTAGCTACTAACATCTGAGTCACCAGTGAAAAGTCCAGGTAGCAACTAGACCACAGGGCAGTGAGGCATGGTGGCAGGAGGCCTACACATTTCCAATCGCCTTTATAGTAGCCCACTTTTAACATATGAAAGGATAGCCAAGGATACTAGGCAATTGAGGAAAGCTTCCAAGATAAAtaagagagacaaaaacaaataagcaaacaagagAACTCAAAGATAACAGGGGTACTGCTTGAAGCAATAGAGAATGTCAAAGAAATCATGAACCGTGAACAGGTTGCTATATAAGGGGAGTAAATAGAGAAGAAGATGGGGGTTGGGGATACTAAAATTCTGATAGCTGACTAGTTTTCATCAGCAAAAAGTTAAAATGTCAAGTAAAAGTTATCTCCCAAAACTAGGACAACAATTGAAAGGATACATAATAGAAAAGATAAGATGTGGAGAATTTATTCAAGAAGTCCAATTTCCAGAAGTTCCagaaaaagaactagagaatgtagcaaaaagaaaattatcaaaaaaataatataagaaaatttcCCAGACTCTAAATTGGAAGGGCCCACCAAGGGGTcagcataataaataaaaaatgacactCACCAAGGCATATTATCATGAATTTATCAGATCGCTAACAATAAAGGGATCTTAAAAGCTTCAGGAAGGACTGGAAAACACTGGGACATCAGACTTCTCATAACAATATTAGAGGTAATATTAGGTTTGaaaatattgaatgaaaaaaagatcGAAAATTTTATACCTTGGCAAACCATAAATCAAGtgtgagaataaaataaaggttGTTTAAGACATGCAAAATTTCTAACATACCCATGGACATTTTTCTCAAGGACTTACCAGAGGATACATTTCACAAAATGAAGGAGTAAgcctaaaagagagagagagaatgggtttcagaaaacagaatataCAACAGGCAAGAGCAAGGCAGGGGTTAGTTCCAGGGTGACAACTGGGCAACTG
Above is a genomic segment from Mustela nigripes isolate SB6536 chromosome 4, MUSNIG.SB6536, whole genome shotgun sequence containing:
- the LOC132016282 gene encoding large ribosomal subunit protein eL43-like encodes the protein MAKRTKKVRIVGKYGTRYGASLRKMVKKIEISQHAKCTCSFCGKTKMKKRAVGIWHCDSCMKTVAGGAWTYNTTSAVTVKSAIRRLKELKDQQKRRCLKHC